Proteins encoded within one genomic window of Candidatus Atribacteria bacterium:
- a CDS encoding amino acid ABC transporter permease, giving the protein MAENFLSIYEALPYLLRGSLVTIGLVGGALALGLTLGIPMAIGQAYGHKYSAGLISFYVWFFRGLPVLVLLFLFYFGLFAALGLDLSAFTAGILVLGLRSAAYQSQIFRGAIHSLGEGQMLAALSLGMSRTKAAWHIILPQALRISIPGWSNEYSIILKDSAVTYAIGLMEIMTRGKFIATRTFKPMPIFLTCALIFLILTYGGVKLLNLLEKKVRIPGYGTEREGIY; this is encoded by the coding sequence GTGGCTGAAAATTTTTTATCCATTTATGAAGCTCTTCCTTATTTACTAAGAGGTTCTCTGGTAACTATCGGATTAGTCGGAGGAGCTCTGGCCTTGGGATTAACTTTAGGAATTCCTATGGCTATTGGCCAGGCTTATGGCCATAAGTACAGTGCTGGCTTGATTTCGTTTTATGTCTGGTTCTTCCGGGGACTTCCCGTCTTAGTCCTTCTTTTTCTTTTCTATTTCGGACTGTTTGCGGCTTTAGGTCTTGATTTATCGGCTTTTACTGCCGGTATTTTAGTGTTGGGCTTAAGAAGCGCCGCTTATCAATCACAAATTTTTCGAGGAGCTATTCACTCACTGGGCGAAGGGCAGATGTTGGCTGCTCTATCTTTGGGAATGAGTAGAACCAAAGCTGCTTGGCATATTATTTTACCCCAGGCCTTGAGAATTTCTATCCCCGGATGGTCTAATGAATATTCTATAATTTTAAAAGATTCAGCGGTTACTTATGCCATAGGATTAATGGAGATAATGACCAGGGGAAAATTTATTGCTACTCGGACTTTTAAACCTATGCCGATCTTTCTTACCTGTGCTTTGATTTTTCTTATTTTAACTTACGGAGGAGTAA